The proteins below come from a single Gemmatimonadaceae bacterium genomic window:
- a CDS encoding ATP-binding cassette domain-containing protein: MTQLAVDIQSVVKRYAGHVAVRDLSLQVPAGAVYGLLGPNGAGKTTTIRMLLNIIAPDEGRITVLGSANTTGGVLDRVGYLPEERGLYKKMQVRRLLRFLGELKGVKGAEADRRIDYWLDRLSLRLPDKDWGLAKVDELSRGMQQKVQFIGTLLHDPELVILDEPFSGLDPINAQALKDTVLELRRRGKTVIFSTHLMDNAERMCDAVCIIARGEKVLDGAVSRVREEAGGNHIALGLEGGATPAVSSVLQDPTLVRRLDDSNRYFEIELAAGADAQDLLRRLVDAGAGVQRFEKVQPSLHQIFLQRVGASGIEDGMSGHG; the protein is encoded by the coding sequence ATGACGCAACTCGCGGTGGACATCCAGTCGGTGGTGAAGCGCTACGCGGGACACGTGGCGGTGCGCGACCTGTCGCTCCAGGTGCCAGCCGGTGCGGTGTACGGACTGCTCGGGCCCAATGGCGCAGGGAAGACCACGACGATCCGGATGCTGCTCAACATCATCGCGCCTGACGAGGGCCGCATCACGGTGCTGGGCAGCGCCAACACCACCGGCGGCGTGCTGGACCGGGTCGGCTACCTGCCCGAGGAGCGCGGCCTCTACAAGAAGATGCAGGTTCGTCGCCTGCTGCGGTTCCTCGGTGAACTCAAGGGGGTGAAGGGCGCGGAGGCCGACCGCCGCATCGACTACTGGCTCGATCGCCTCTCGCTCCGACTCCCGGACAAGGACTGGGGACTGGCCAAGGTCGACGAGCTGTCGCGCGGCATGCAGCAAAAGGTGCAGTTCATCGGCACCCTCCTCCACGATCCGGAGCTCGTGATCCTGGACGAGCCGTTCAGCGGCCTCGATCCAATCAACGCGCAGGCGCTGAAGGACACCGTGCTCGAGCTGCGACGACGCGGCAAGACGGTCATCTTCAGCACGCACCTGATGGACAACGCCGAGCGCATGTGCGATGCGGTGTGCATCATCGCGCGCGGTGAGAAGGTGCTCGACGGCGCGGTGTCGCGCGTGCGCGAAGAGGCCGGGGGCAATCACATCGCGCTCGGGCTCGAGGGCGGGGCCACGCCCGCGGTCTCGTCGGTGCTGCAGGATCCGACGCTGGTGCGCCGCCTCGACGACTCGAATCGCTACTTCGAGATCGAACTCGCCGCGGGCGCGGATGCCCAGGACCTGCTCCGCCGGCTCGTCGACGCCGGCGCCGGTGTGCAGCGATTCGAGAAGGTTCAACCGTCCCTTCACCAGATTTTCCTGCAACGCGTCGGTGCGTCAGGCATCGAGGATGGAATGAGTGGCCATGGATAA
- a CDS encoding ABC transporter permease has protein sequence MDKVIAVIKREYMERVRSRWFIFATVFGPLLMAVLLFLPAWLAGRSRAGTDATNIVIIDASGNALGSRIRDAISANGGIPPQVRTVMPAGIAQAESTATKDVLAKRVQGYLVVDALTTAGERARYSGRNASTLPDMRRIQDGVRSAVLSLRFEQAGLDARRVQALSQIRLEMSTERLSERGRGGGGENSVFLAYGVAMLLYMSIVLYGQAIMMGVIEEKTQRVAEVVVASISPGKLLAGKVLGVGSVGLTQQLVWVGSALLMLKLQAPIGKALGLATLGPTSLPSITIGTGLALLCFFLLGYTLFATMFAAAGSMVSSTQDAQQVATPLTLLIMPSLLLLAPVMLEPGGTLARTFTLVPFTSPILMPVRMSLTSVSWFEVVGSIALLVATCLAAMWLAARIFRVGVLMYGKKPGFSELIRWVRVAR, from the coding sequence ATGGATAAGGTCATTGCCGTCATCAAGCGCGAATACATGGAGCGCGTGCGTTCGCGGTGGTTCATCTTTGCCACCGTGTTCGGCCCGCTGCTCATGGCCGTGCTCCTGTTCCTGCCCGCGTGGCTCGCCGGGCGCTCGCGCGCCGGGACGGACGCGACGAACATCGTGATCATCGACGCGTCGGGAAACGCGCTTGGCTCGCGGATTCGCGACGCGATCTCGGCGAACGGAGGGATTCCTCCGCAGGTCCGGACGGTCATGCCCGCCGGCATCGCCCAGGCCGAAAGCACAGCCACGAAGGACGTGCTCGCGAAACGCGTGCAGGGTTACCTGGTGGTGGACGCGCTCACGACGGCCGGCGAGCGGGCGCGGTATTCGGGTAGGAACGCGAGCACGCTGCCCGACATGCGACGCATCCAGGATGGCGTGCGCTCGGCCGTGTTGAGCCTGCGGTTCGAACAGGCGGGGCTGGATGCCAGGCGCGTGCAAGCCCTGTCGCAGATCCGCCTCGAGATGTCGACCGAACGGCTGAGTGAACGCGGACGTGGCGGTGGCGGCGAAAACAGCGTGTTCCTGGCGTACGGCGTGGCGATGCTGCTCTACATGTCCATCGTGCTCTACGGCCAGGCGATCATGATGGGCGTGATCGAGGAAAAGACGCAGCGAGTGGCGGAGGTCGTCGTGGCGAGCATCTCACCCGGCAAGCTGTTGGCCGGCAAGGTACTCGGCGTTGGATCGGTGGGACTGACCCAGCAGCTCGTGTGGGTGGGGTCTGCTCTGCTGATGCTCAAGTTGCAGGCGCCGATCGGCAAGGCGCTCGGTCTCGCGACGCTGGGGCCGACGTCGTTGCCGTCGATCACGATCGGTACCGGGCTTGCGCTGCTCTGCTTCTTCCTGCTCGGCTATACGCTTTTTGCCACGATGTTTGCCGCGGCGGGCTCCATGGTGAGCAGTACGCAGGATGCGCAGCAGGTGGCGACGCCGCTGACGCTCCTCATCATGCCGAGTCTGCTGCTGCTCGCCCCGGTGATGCTGGAGCCGGGCGGAACGCTCGCCCGGACGTTCACGCTGGTGCCGTTCACCTCGCCGATCCTCATGCCGGTGCGCATGAGCCTCACGTCGGTGAGCTGGTTCGAGGTCGTGGGCTCGATCGCGCTGCTCGTGGCGACGTGCCTCGCGGCCATGTGGCTGGCCGCGCGGATCTTCCGCGTGGGCGTGCTGATGTACGGCAAGAAGCCGGGTTTTTCCGAACTGATTCGCTGGGTGCGGGTGGCGCGTTAG